A genomic window from Lotus japonicus ecotype B-129 chromosome 1, LjGifu_v1.2 includes:
- the LOC130728188 gene encoding E3 ubiquitin-protein ligase At1g63170-like → MHTSNPPSSSAATVDSEPFLLRSRRFLRSAPPPPLRTAARYFRQASGRRMMLREPSVRVREAAAEEVEERQSEWAYSKPVVALDLAWNLVFLAIGATVLGVSTKEEPCVPLRVWIVGYLLQGLLHSVCVVFEFRRKRRRELGASSSFSSSSGLEHDRRWESAAIQWSYSSESDGSSEQLLQTEENSITKHIESANTMLSFIWWILGFYWVTAGGQSLTRDSPQLYWLCITFLAFDVVIVLICAAVACFIGIAVCCCLPCILALLYAMADQEGATEEEIDQLPKYKFRMIKEFKKEGDIQESSSGVMTKCDSDTAAEHVIALEDAECCICLSAYDDGVELRQLPCNHHFHRTCIDKWLLINATCPLCKFNILETGNLHQEV, encoded by the exons ATGCACACTTCAAACCCACCTTCTTCCTCCGCCGCCACCGTCGACTCCGAGCCGTTCCTCCTCCGTAGCCGCCGCTTCCTCCGCAGCGCGCCGCCTCCTCCTCTCCGCACCGCCGCAAGGTACTTCCGGCAGGCTAGCGGGCGGCGGATGATGCTGCGGGAGCCGTCGGTCCGTGTCCGGGAGGCGGCGGCTGAGGAGGTGGAGGAGCGGCAGAGCGAGTGGGCGTACTCGAAGCCGGTGGTGGCGCTGGACCTGGCGTGGAACTTGGTGTTCCTTGCTATTGGGGCCACCGTGCTGGGTGTGAGCACCAAGGAGGAGCCATGCGTGCCCCTCAGGGTGTGGATTGTTGGGTACTTGTTGCAGGGTCTGCTTCACTCTGTGTGTGTTGTCTTTGAattcagaagaaaaagaagaagggaATTAggggcttcttcttctttttcttcttcatctggtTTGGAGCATGATAGAAGATGGGAGAGTGCTGCTATTCAATGGAGTTATAGTTCTGAGAGTGATGGTTCTTCAGAGCAGCTTCTCCAGACTGAGGAAAACAG CATCACGAAACACATTGAGTCTGCAAATACCATGCTTTCATTCATATGGTGGATTCTTGGGTTCTACTGGGTTACTGCTGGTGGCCAGAGTTTGACAAGGGATTCACCTCAGCTTTACTG GCTCTGTATTACGTTTCTTGCTTTCGATGTTGTGATTGTACTGATCTGTGCTGCTGTTGCATGTTTTATTGGCATTGCCGTCTGCTGTTGTCTACCGTGCATACTTGCTCTTTTGTATGCGATGGCGGATCAA GAAGGGGCAACCGAGGAAGAAATCGACCAGTTGCCAAAATATAAGTTCAGAATGATAAAGGAATTTAAGAAAGAAGGCGATATCCAAGAATCTTCCAGTGGAGTAATGACAAAATGTGACAGTGATACAGCTGCTGAGCATGTTATTGCCTTAGAAGATGCA GAATGCTGTATCTGCCTTTCTGCCTATGATGACGGTGTTGAACTCAGACAACTTCCTTGCAACCACCATTTTCATCGCACATGCATTGACAAATGGCTGCTAATCAATGCTACATGCCCTCTCTGCAAATTCAACATTTTGGAGACTGGAAACCTCCATCAAGAAGTTTGA
- the LOC130728187 gene encoding pentatricopeptide repeat-containing protein At2g03880, mitochondrial encodes MHKLDSKVLAFSHNPCLPFKLMRFLSSIQTTVADSYQSTFHSNQLLNGLSKSGRIDDARKLFDKMPQRDEYSWNTLISGYANVGRLVEARELFDGFDNRGSITWSSLISGYCRFGSEAEAFDLFRRMRLEGQKPSQFTLGSVLRKCSALGLIQNGEMVHGYVVKNGFESNVFVVTGLVDMYAKCKHVSEAEILFKGLDFDKKNHVLWTAMVTGYAQNGDSHKAIEFFRYMRAEGVESNQFTFPTILTACSAVSSNCFGQQVHGCILRSGFGCNVYVQSALVDMYAKCGDLGSAKRVLETMEDEDVVSWNSLIVGCVRHGFQEEALLLFKNMHARNMKIDDYTFPSVLNSCIVGSIDAKSVHSLIIKTGFENYKLVSNALVDIYAKIGELNCAYAVFEKMLEKDVISWTSLVTGYAQNGSHEESLKIFCDMRVAGVSPDQFVVASVLSACAELTVLEFGKQVHSDFTKSGLRSSLSVDNSLVSMYAKCGCLDDADTIFVSMQVRDVITWTALIVGYAQNGKGRDSLRFYDAMVSSGTKPDFITFIGLLFACSHAGLVDDGRLYFQQMNDIYGIKPGPEHYACMIDLFGRSGKLDEAKELLNQMDVKPDGTVWKALLAACRVHGNLELGERAATNLFELEPMNAMPYVMLSNMYSAAHQWDDAAKIRQLMKSKGIVKEPGCSWIEMNSRVHTFISEDRGHPREVEIYAKIDEIMIRIKEAGYVPDMGFSLHDLDREGKEAGLAYHSEKLAVAFGLLASPPGAPIRIFKNLRVCGDCHSAMKYISKVFTRHIILRDSNCFHHFREGECSCGDYW; translated from the coding sequence ATGCACAAGTTGGACTCAAAAGTTCTGGCCTTTTCTCACAACCCATGTCTCCCTTTCAAGCTTATGCGATTTCTCAGTTCAATACAAACCACAGTTGCTGATTCTTACCAATCTACGTTCCATTCCAATCAGCTACTTAATGGGCTATCAAAATCTGGAAGAATCGACGATGCCCGGAAACTGTTTGACAAAATGCCTCAAAGGGATGAGTACTCTTGGAACACCTTGATATCTGGTTATGCTAATGTGGGAAGATTGGTTGAAGCTAGAGAGCTTTTTGATGGGTTTGATAATAGGGGTTCTATCACATGGTCCTCACTCATATCTGGGTATTGTAGATTTGGGAGTGAAGCTGAAGCTTTTGACTTGTTTAGGAGGATGAGGTTGGAGGGTCAGAAACCCAGCCAGTTCACTTTAGGAAGTGTTCTGAGGAAGTGTTCAGCATTGGGTTTGATCCAAAATGGGGAAATGGTTCATGGGTATGTGGTAAAGAATGGATTTGAATCCAATGTGTTTGTTGTCACTGGCCTTGTTGACATGTATGCAAAGTGCAAGCACGTTTCGGAAGCTGAGATTCTCTTTAAGGGGTTGGACTTTGATAAGAAAAATCATGTCCTGTGGACTGCCATGGTTACTGGTTATGCTCAAAATGGCGATAGTCATAAGGCAATTGAGTTTTTTCGTTATATGCGCGCGGAAGGGGTTGAGTCCAATCAGTTTACTTTTCCTACCATATTGACAGCATGTTCTGCTGTTTCATCTAATTGttttggacaacaggtgcaTGGTTGCATTCTACGGAGTGGTTTTGGATGCAATGTATATGTTCAGAGTGCGTTGGTTGATATGTATGCAAAATGTGGAGATTTAGGTAGTGCAAAAAGGGTATTAGAAACTATGGAGGATGAAGATGTTGTTTCGTGGAACTCTCTGATAGTTGGGTGTGTGAGACACGGATTTCAAGAGGAAGCTCTGCTCTTGTTTAAAAATATGCATGCAAGAAATATGAAGATTGATGATTATACATTCCCATCTGTCCTGAACAGTTGCATAGTGGGTAGTATCGATGCAAAATCTGTTCACAGTTTGATAATTAAAACTGGATTTGAGAACTATAAGCTTGTTAGCAATGCTCTTGTTGACATATATGCCAAGATTGGGGAGTTGAACTGTGCATATGCAGTGTTTGAAAAGATGCTTGAGAAAGACGTGATCTCATGGACTTCCCTTGTAACTGGCTATGCACAAAATGGCTCCCATGAAGAATCCCTGAAGATTTTTTGTGACATGAGAGTTGCAGGGGTAAGTCCGGACCAATTTGTTGTTGCAAGTGTTTTGAGTGCCTGTGCAGAACTAACTGTTTTAGAATTTGGTAAACAAGTGCATTCAGACTTTACTAAATCAGGCCTTAGATCATCACTGTCGGTGGATAACTCTCTTGTATCcatgtatgcaaaatgtggATGCTTGGATGATGCTGATACCATTTTTGTTTCGATGCAAGTTCGGGATGTAATCACTTGGACAGCTCTTATTGTTGGTTATGCACAGAATGGTAAGGGAAGAGACTCCTTGAGATTTTATGATGCTATGGTTTCAAGTGGCACAAAACCAGATTTTATCACATTTATAGGATTGTTATTTGCTTGTAGCCATGCTGGTCTGGTGGACGATGGTCGCTTGTATTTTCAACAGATGAATGATATTTATGGAATAAAACCTGGCCCTGAACACTACGCATGCATGATTGATCTTTTCGGACGCTCAGGGAAGCTGGACGAGGCGAAAGAATTACTTAACCAAATGGATGTAAAACCAGATGGAACTGTATGGAAGGCACTCCTTGCTGCTTGTAGAGTGCATGGAAACTTAGAGCTGGGAGAGAGGGCAGCTACAAATCTTTTTGAGCTGGAGCCGATGAATGCTATGCCTTATGTTATGTTGTCTAACATGTATTCTGCAGCTCATCAATGGGACGATGCTGCGAAAATTCGACAGTTGATGAAGTCGAAAGGAATAGTTAAGGAGCCTGGATGCAGTTGGATTGAGATGAATAGCAGAGTGCATACCTTCATTTCTGAAGATAGAGGACATCCAAGGGAAGTTGAGATCTATGCCAAGATTGATGAAATTATGATAAGGATTAAGGAGGCTGGTTATGTTCCAGATATGGGTTTTTCTTTGCATGATTTGGATAGAGAAGGAAAGGAGGCTGGTCTTGCCTATCATAGTGAGAAACTGGCTGTTGCTTTTGGACTACTTGCTTCTCCACCAGGTGCACCAATTCGGATATTTAAGAATCTTCGAGTTTGTGGAGATTGTCATTCTGCTATGAAATATATTTCAAAAGTTTTTACTAGGCATATCATATTGAGGGATTCAAATTGTTTTCATCATTTTAGAGAAGGGGAATGTTCTTGTGGTGATTACTGGTAG
- the LOC130728189 gene encoding shaggy-related protein kinase theta-like — protein MNMMRRLKSIASGRTSISSDPGGDSTTRRTRYDQEAEEKVIVECNPVERCDRDHEQDVSASKETTAGTFESNVSTVARIDKSGHDQLPKELHETKIRDDKPKSNEKDIEATVVNGSGTETGQIITTAIGGRDGQPKRTISYMAERVVGTGSFGVVYQAKCLETGEAVAIKKVLQDKRYKNRELQVMRMLDHTNVLKLKHCFYSTAEKDELYLNLVLEYVPETVYRVSKQYVRMHQHMPIIYVQLYTYQICRGLNYLHRVIGVCHRDIKPQNLLVNPQTHQLKVCDFGSAKMLVPGEPNISYICSRYYRAPELIFGATEYTTAIDIWSAGCVLAELLLGQPMFPGDSGVDQLVEIIKILGTPTREEIKCMNPNYTEFKFPQIKAHPWHKVFHKKVPLEAVDLVSRMLQYSPNLRCSALDACAHPFFDALREPNVSLPNGRVLPPLFDFSAQELAGAPDELRRRLIPEHASS, from the exons ATGAACATGATGAGAAGGTTGAAGAGCATTGCTTCTGGGAGGACTTCCATTTCATCAGATCCT GGAGGGGATTCTACTACGAGAAGAACTAGGTATGACCAAGAGGCTGAAGAAAAGGTCATTGTGGAATGTAATCCTGTTGAGAGATGTGACAGAGATCATGAGCAGGATGTAAGTGCATCAAAAGAAACTACTGCTGGCACATTTGAATCCAATGTTTCGACGGTGGCTAGAATAGATAAGTCAGGTCATGATCAGCTTCCAAAAGAATTACATGAAACGAAAATTAGAGACGATAAACCAAAAAGCAATGAAAAG GATATTGAGGCAACTGTTGTGAACGGTAGTGGAACAGAAACGGGTCAAATAATTACAACTGCTATTGGAGGTCGAGATGGACAACCAAAGCGG ACAATCTCATACATGGCGGAACGTGTCGTTGGTACCGGTTCTTTTGGCGTTGTCTATCAG GCTAAATGCCTTGAAACTGGTGAAGCGGTTGCGATAAAGAAAGTTTTGCAAGACAAGAGATATAAGAACAGGGAGCTCCAGGTTATGCGCATGCTTGACCACACAAACGTTCTTAAACTAAAGCACTGTTTCTATTCAACGGCCGAAAAAGATGAGTTGTACCTTAACCTAGTTTTGGAGTATGTACCTGAAACTGTCTACAGAGTTTCAAAGCAATATGTCAGGATGCACCAACATATGCCTATCATTTATGTGCAACTGTATACTTACCAG ATATGTCGCGGTTTAAATTATTTGCATCGTGTAATTGGAGTTTGTCATCGTGACATCAAACCCCAAAATCTATTG GTTAATCCCCAGACTCATCAGTTGAAAGTGTGTGATTTTGGGAGTGCAAAAATGCTG GTTCCGGGTGAACCCAACATATCATACATATGCTCGCGGTATTATAGAGCTCCAGAACTTATATTTGGGGCAACAGAATACACAACTGCTATTGATATTTGGTCTGCTGGTTGTGTTTTGGCTGAGCTTCTTCTAGGACAG CCAATGTTTCCTGGAGATAGTGGGGTTGATCAATTAGTAGAGATCATTAAG ATCTTGGGAACACCAACCAGAGAAGAAATAAAGTGCATGAACCCAAATTACACCGAATTTAAGTTTCCTCAGATTAAAGCACACCCGTGGCACAAG GTTTTTCACAAAAAGGTGCCTCTTGAAGCAGTGGATCTTGTGTCAAGAATGCTTCAGTATTCACCTAATCTACGATGCTCTGCT TTGGATGCATGTGCACACCCCTTCTTTGATGCTCTGCGAGAGCCCAATGTAAGCTTGCCGAACGGGCGAGTTCTTCCTCCTTTGTTTGATTTCTCAGCTCAAG AACTGGCAGGCGCACCCGACGAGTTGCGCCGGCGTCTCATTCCTGAGCATGCGAGTTCTTGA